In the genome of Methylophaga nitratireducenticrescens, one region contains:
- a CDS encoding TIGR00341 family protein: MVEELINKLDSMTEKRRVVLLFSTDDESIVQEQILPKLPEQQWDIELSTFELEQSYQFDDDQLVISYLNDESLRELMLQARDQEWTIGLLPHPEMKHARYGFGIAANFEDALSDIVDNAASQLDLLLCNKQPVFNSVIVGQTFTLVPGEAMVEPFWVRIRRFGRLMRSLKEVRFTPFTITTQKEKVIETAAFGVVAVEHGRSSVLSRRFMPDSNANDGMLHALVLAPRSVFEMLRFLFASLFMRNIWSRNNPAFIGFIKSSQLKLETSKPIKYSHDEMVSEAQQLDFKVERRAIRLISGRLLALSESGGEQKEVVRTQALPLGKARNELVSYPLPWMHHAAPEEFKDLFMLMRESARATPAYLTLMVLSTLLAAFGLFANSIPVVIGAMILAPLMGPIISMSLGTLRQDESLMIDSGRSIAIGTGLSLICAMLVAWFIPLNHINSEIAARISPTLLDLGVAVVSGIAGAYAHARAEVAKSLAGVAIAVALVPPLAVAGIGLGWLDFTVFFGAFLLYLTNLVGIILAALITFMILGYSPFHRAKRGLMLTLLMVVILAIPLAFGFERMVAENNVLRQLDGQEIAGVKLVDVNVRPRDPLIISLTMVSKSAVDDAVMDEVKQEIERRLQQPVVLEIAVRVVR, encoded by the coding sequence ATGGTTGAAGAGCTGATCAACAAGCTCGACTCAATGACTGAAAAACGTCGGGTAGTACTGTTATTTTCTACTGATGATGAATCGATTGTACAAGAGCAGATTTTGCCGAAGTTACCTGAACAGCAGTGGGATATAGAGCTCAGTACCTTCGAGCTGGAACAGTCTTACCAATTTGATGATGATCAGTTGGTGATTAGCTATTTGAATGATGAATCACTGCGTGAATTGATGTTACAGGCACGGGATCAAGAGTGGACGATAGGTCTGCTACCGCATCCCGAGATGAAACATGCTCGCTATGGTTTTGGGATTGCCGCTAATTTTGAAGATGCACTCAGCGATATTGTGGATAACGCTGCATCGCAATTGGATCTATTGCTGTGCAATAAACAACCAGTCTTCAATTCAGTCATTGTTGGACAAACCTTTACGCTGGTTCCTGGAGAAGCGATGGTAGAACCCTTCTGGGTCAGAATCAGGCGCTTTGGCCGGTTGATGCGTAGTCTAAAAGAAGTGCGCTTTACTCCTTTTACCATTACCACGCAAAAAGAAAAAGTGATTGAAACAGCAGCCTTTGGTGTGGTGGCGGTTGAGCATGGCCGAAGCTCAGTGTTATCCCGCCGTTTTATGCCGGATTCCAATGCCAATGATGGCATGTTACATGCTCTGGTGCTGGCTCCTCGTAGTGTGTTTGAAATGCTCCGGTTTCTGTTTGCTTCTCTGTTTATGCGAAATATCTGGAGCCGTAACAATCCTGCTTTTATTGGTTTTATCAAAAGCAGTCAGCTAAAACTCGAAACCAGTAAACCGATTAAATACAGTCATGATGAGATGGTTTCTGAAGCCCAACAATTGGATTTTAAAGTTGAAAGACGTGCTATTCGATTGATTTCAGGAAGGTTATTGGCGTTATCGGAAAGTGGAGGGGAGCAAAAAGAAGTCGTTCGTACGCAAGCATTACCTTTGGGTAAAGCACGCAATGAGCTGGTCAGCTATCCCTTGCCGTGGATGCATCATGCTGCGCCGGAAGAGTTCAAAGATCTGTTTATGTTGATGCGCGAAAGTGCCAGAGCGACGCCTGCCTATTTAACGTTGATGGTGTTATCTACATTGCTGGCGGCATTTGGCTTATTTGCCAACTCTATTCCCGTGGTGATCGGTGCAATGATTTTGGCCCCATTGATGGGGCCGATTATATCCATGTCATTAGGTACATTGCGTCAGGACGAATCGTTAATGATAGACAGCGGTCGCAGCATTGCCATTGGTACCGGGCTGTCATTAATTTGTGCGATGTTGGTTGCCTGGTTTATTCCTTTAAACCATATTAACAGCGAAATTGCCGCGCGAATCAGTCCTACATTACTGGATTTAGGTGTTGCGGTTGTATCGGGAATTGCCGGTGCCTATGCACACGCACGGGCTGAGGTGGCTAAAAGTCTTGCTGGTGTGGCAATTGCCGTGGCTCTGGTGCCGCCACTAGCGGTGGCAGGTATTGGTTTGGGTTGGCTCGATTTCACCGTGTTTTTTGGTGCTTTTCTGTTATACCTGACCAATCTGGTGGGCATTATTCTGGCAGCGTTAATTACCTTTATGATTCTGGGGTATAGTCCATTTCATCGAGCTAAACGGGGCTTAATGCTGACTCTGCTTATGGTGGTTATTCTTGCGATTCCACTGGCCTTCGGTTTTGAGCGTATGGTGGCCGAAAATAATGTTTTACGTCAGTTGGATGGTCAGGAAATAGCCGGAGTCAAACTGGTGGATGTCAATGTGAGACCCCGGGATCCATTGATAATCAGCTTGACCATGGTGTCAAAAAGCGCAGTGGATGATGCGGTGATGGATGAAGTGAAACAGGAGATTGAACGCCGTTTACAACAACCGGTGGTGTTGGAAATTGCGGTCAGGGTGGTTAGATAA
- a CDS encoding HAD-IIB family hydrolase, whose product MSDKNEKLKIALLNIHGLIRGHDLELGRDADTGGQTLYVLELAQALSEQEKVGEVLLITRRVEDDEVSPDYAQPIEVLNEKLRIIRIDAGPEEYLAKEQIWEHLDTFADNLVVFFREQEILPDILHSHYADAGLVASHIANQLGIPLIHTGHSLGRVKRRRLLASGLDIAQLEQQYKMTQRIEAEEITLATAERVITSTHQEIAEQYELYDHYQPAQMRIVPPGTNIQQFTPPDGDELQSDLFKRITQHLSSPEKSIILALSRPDKRKNIVSLIEAYGQSEVLQQHANILIIAGNRDDIDDLERGAQEVFHELLVAIDRYDLYGKVTIPKHHRRDEVPLIYRIAAATKGVFVNPALTEPFGLTLIEAAASGLPIVATEDGGPRDIMANCLNGELIDPLEISSISTAIEKLLLDEAYWQQCQQNGLKGVTEHYSWEAHAKRYLEIIEPIAARTEKLLRLPVERREMGRDERALVTDLDLNLIGDDESLQTLLGLLRDHRKSTKFVIATGRRLDQALKLMKKHRIPEPDILITSSGSEIYYAPKLTPDTAWTKHIDHLWLPHRVTKLLDDIPGLERQPKSEQSQFKLSYYINPEQIDIDAIKSLLHREELSVHVQLAFGQYLDILPLRASKGMALRFVADRWQMPLERICVAGGSGADEDMMRGNTLAVVVANRHHEELSQLEDFSHIYFAHKPYAAGIMEAIEYYNFFETTSEQATGSN is encoded by the coding sequence ATGTCAGATAAAAATGAAAAACTTAAGATTGCTCTGTTAAATATTCATGGTCTTATTCGTGGTCATGATCTCGAACTTGGTCGAGATGCCGATACTGGCGGTCAGACACTGTATGTGCTTGAGCTGGCTCAGGCTCTGTCCGAGCAGGAAAAAGTCGGTGAGGTTTTATTGATTACCCGGCGAGTCGAGGATGATGAGGTTTCCCCTGATTATGCCCAGCCCATTGAAGTGCTTAATGAAAAATTACGTATCATTAGGATTGATGCTGGACCTGAAGAATATCTGGCTAAGGAACAGATCTGGGAACATCTGGATACTTTTGCAGATAATCTGGTTGTATTTTTCCGTGAGCAGGAAATTTTACCGGATATTTTGCACAGCCATTATGCCGATGCGGGGCTAGTCGCTTCACATATTGCTAACCAGCTTGGTATCCCTCTAATACACACCGGTCACTCGCTGGGACGTGTCAAACGCAGAAGACTGCTGGCCAGTGGCTTAGATATTGCTCAATTGGAACAGCAATACAAGATGACTCAACGCATTGAGGCAGAAGAAATTACGCTGGCCACAGCAGAGAGAGTGATTACCAGCACGCATCAGGAAATAGCAGAGCAGTACGAGTTATATGATCATTATCAGCCAGCTCAGATGCGTATTGTGCCGCCTGGAACAAACATACAGCAATTTACCCCGCCAGATGGTGATGAGCTGCAGAGTGATTTGTTCAAGCGAATTACGCAACATCTGAGCTCACCAGAAAAGTCCATCATTCTGGCTTTATCTCGTCCGGATAAACGTAAAAATATTGTCAGTTTGATTGAAGCTTACGGTCAGTCCGAAGTATTACAGCAACATGCCAATATTTTGATTATTGCTGGTAATCGGGATGATATTGATGATCTGGAACGTGGTGCACAGGAAGTGTTTCATGAACTACTGGTCGCAATTGATCGTTATGATCTGTATGGCAAAGTCACTATTCCAAAACATCATCGTCGTGATGAAGTGCCGCTGATTTACCGTATAGCAGCCGCAACCAAAGGGGTATTTGTTAACCCGGCACTGACAGAGCCTTTTGGCCTTACCTTGATTGAAGCTGCTGCCAGCGGCTTGCCAATTGTTGCCACCGAAGACGGAGGCCCCCGAGATATCATGGCGAATTGTCTGAATGGTGAATTAATTGATCCACTGGAAATTTCCAGTATCAGTACCGCGATAGAGAAACTGTTACTGGACGAAGCTTATTGGCAACAATGTCAGCAAAACGGCCTCAAAGGCGTCACTGAACATTATTCCTGGGAAGCGCATGCAAAACGCTACCTGGAAATCATTGAACCGATAGCGGCACGCACTGAAAAATTACTGCGTCTTCCAGTTGAGCGGCGAGAAATGGGACGGGATGAAAGAGCACTGGTCACCGATCTGGATTTGAACCTGATCGGTGATGATGAATCCTTGCAGACTTTGCTTGGTCTGCTTCGGGACCATCGTAAAAGTACCAAATTTGTTATTGCTACCGGTAGACGGCTGGATCAGGCGTTAAAACTAATGAAAAAACACCGTATTCCCGAGCCGGATATTCTGATTACCAGTAGTGGCAGTGAGATTTATTATGCACCCAAACTAACACCGGATACGGCCTGGACCAAACATATTGATCATTTGTGGTTGCCCCATCGGGTGACTAAGTTGCTTGATGATATTCCGGGTTTGGAACGCCAGCCCAAGTCAGAGCAGAGTCAGTTCAAGTTGAGTTATTACATCAATCCGGAACAGATCGATATTGATGCCATCAAATCATTGTTGCACCGTGAGGAGTTATCGGTACATGTTCAGCTTGCCTTTGGTCAGTATCTGGATATTCTGCCGCTCAGAGCATCAAAAGGGATGGCGCTGAGGTTTGTTGCAGATCGCTGGCAAATGCCGCTGGAACGTATCTGTGTTGCCGGTGGCAGCGGTGCCGATGAGGATATGATGCGGGGCAACACACTGGCCGTGGTGGTCGCAAACAGGCATCATGAAGAACTGTCACAGCTGGAAGATTTTTCACATATCTATTTTGCCCATAAGCCTTATGCCGCAGGCATTATGGAAGCGATTGAATATTATAATTTTTTTGAAACCACTTCTGAACAAGCAACAGGTTCAAATTAA
- a CDS encoding succinate dehydrogenase/fumarate reductase iron-sulfur subunit — translation MNFILHIWRQANSQAKGFFEKHELEVEAESSFLEMLDALNERLISLGKEAIVFDHDCREGICGSCSLVINGEPHGRHRATTTCQQYMRDYQDQNELWIEPWRATAFPVIKDLMVDRSAFDRIIQADGYIPVRTGAAPEANTQPVAKPLADKAFDAATCIGCGACVAVCPNASATLFIAAKVSHLSSLPQGQLDHKRPAKMLARMEAEGFGSCSNYRECERICPKQIRTDTIATLNKLLSQR, via the coding sequence ATGAATTTTATCCTGCATATCTGGCGTCAGGCCAATTCACAAGCTAAAGGTTTTTTTGAAAAACATGAATTGGAAGTGGAAGCTGAATCTTCCTTTCTGGAGATGCTTGATGCTCTCAATGAGCGTCTGATCAGTCTTGGTAAAGAAGCTATCGTTTTTGATCATGACTGTCGTGAAGGCATTTGTGGCAGTTGCAGTCTGGTGATTAATGGCGAACCTCATGGTCGGCACCGGGCGACTACCACTTGTCAGCAATATATGCGTGACTATCAGGATCAAAATGAATTATGGATTGAGCCCTGGCGAGCAACAGCATTTCCGGTGATTAAAGATTTGATGGTGGATCGTAGTGCATTCGATCGCATTATTCAGGCCGATGGCTATATTCCAGTCCGAACTGGTGCGGCACCCGAAGCAAATACCCAGCCCGTAGCTAAACCATTGGCAGATAAAGCTTTTGATGCAGCTACCTGTATTGGCTGTGGCGCCTGCGTTGCCGTTTGCCCTAATGCATCGGCTACTTTATTTATTGCCGCCAAAGTGAGTCACTTGAGTAGCTTGCCTCAAGGGCAACTGGATCATAAACGGCCAGCAAAAATGCTGGCGAGGATGGAGGCCGAGGGCTTTGGTAGTTGCAGCAATTATCGTGAATGTGAACGCATTTGCCCTAAACAGATTCGGACTGACACCATTGCGACGTTGAATAAACTGTTATCTCAACGCTGA
- a CDS encoding thiol-disulfide oxidoreductase DCC family protein yields MHQLTVFFDGNCPLCAREISLLKQLDTMQRLHFENIYATDFVSRYPYIDVVSADKRLHGELANGQIITGQDVTAKAWGLVGHHRWLQILRWPVIRWFADLAYLFFARFRHPIARLFGSKSCEDDNCKF; encoded by the coding sequence ATGCATCAATTGACAGTATTTTTTGATGGCAACTGCCCTTTGTGCGCTAGAGAAATTAGCTTGTTAAAGCAGTTGGATACTATGCAACGTCTTCATTTTGAAAATATTTACGCCACTGACTTTGTTTCTCGTTATCCCTACATTGATGTCGTCAGCGCCGATAAACGACTGCATGGTGAATTAGCGAATGGCCAAATCATTACCGGGCAGGATGTGACAGCTAAAGCCTGGGGCCTTGTAGGTCATCATCGCTGGTTGCAGATCCTACGCTGGCCGGTAATTCGCTGGTTTGCAGATTTGGCCTATCTGTTTTTCGCCCGGTTTCGTCACCCGATTGCCCGATTATTCGGCAGTAAGTCATGTGAGGATGATAACTGTAAATTCTAA
- a CDS encoding HAD-IIB family hydrolase produces MSARLLLCTDMDRTVIPNGMQAEHPNARRRFRKFCQLENVCLVYVTGRHRQLVEKAIRTYSLPQPDYIISDVGTKIFQYKDKRWQEVQSWCDEIAKDWNGQSHSDLKALLSDIKDLQLQEFSKQNTHKLSFYLPLYLNKDAVIAQVHKHLQKNGINASVMWSIDELTNVGLLDVLPEHATKLHAIEFLQSRLVYQDTEVVFAGDSGNDMPVLASPIQSVVVNNASDEIKAMAQQLVAENGHPQSLYIAVDPGPLGMNGNYSAGVLQGVWHYAEGFRNQLESGDNT; encoded by the coding sequence ATGAGTGCAAGATTATTACTTTGTACCGATATGGATCGCACTGTCATACCGAACGGAATGCAGGCTGAACATCCCAATGCACGCAGGCGATTCCGAAAGTTCTGTCAATTGGAAAATGTTTGTCTGGTATATGTTACGGGCCGCCACCGGCAATTGGTCGAAAAAGCTATTCGCACCTATAGCCTGCCGCAGCCGGATTATATTATCAGCGATGTGGGAACCAAAATATTCCAGTACAAAGATAAACGTTGGCAGGAAGTACAGAGCTGGTGTGATGAAATTGCCAAAGACTGGAATGGACAATCACATTCTGATTTGAAAGCCTTGCTGAGTGATATCAAAGATCTGCAACTGCAGGAGTTCAGTAAGCAAAACACCCACAAACTGAGTTTTTATCTGCCGCTCTATCTCAATAAGGATGCTGTAATTGCACAAGTGCATAAGCATCTGCAAAAAAATGGAATTAACGCTTCGGTAATGTGGAGTATCGATGAGCTGACGAACGTTGGTTTACTGGATGTGTTACCGGAACATGCCACTAAACTGCATGCCATCGAATTTTTGCAAAGCCGTTTGGTGTATCAGGATACCGAGGTGGTTTTTGCTGGGGACAGTGGTAATGATATGCCGGTTTTAGCCAGCCCGATACAATCCGTGGTGGTCAATAACGCCTCAGATGAAATCAAAGCCATGGCACAACAATTAGTCGCAGAAAATGGTCACCCGCAGTCGCTCTATATTGCTGTTGATCCAGGCCCGTTGGGCATGAATGGCAATTACAGTGCAGGGGTATTACAAGGTGTTTGGCACTATGCCGAAGGATTCAGAAACCAACTTGAATCGGGAGACAATACATGA
- a CDS encoding amylosucrase — protein sequence MYEQQSHSLLNAILNQIEPEFSKHDLRYFYTRLGANFYAIHSLFERLYGKRPDFAEQAQRLVETLARQYIDRSEELRAKDIEREQDYNWFLSQKWVGMALYCNGFAKNLQGMREHLHYFQDLGINLVHVMPIMKCPEGKSDGGYAVSNFREIDPRAGDLNDLRGLADDLRQRDMLLVMDVVLNHTSDQHEWAQKARDGYSPYREYFYTFENRHVPDMFEQSMPEVFPETAPGNFTWNKEMQRWVMTVFNDYQWDLNYSNPTVFIEMLDIILFWANQGADIVRLDAVAFLWKKIGSTCQNEREAHLILQLMKDCCQVTAPGVLFIAEAIVAPVEVTKYFGEDAVIAKECEIAYNATFMALLWDAVATKNARLLNQGIKSLPVKLERATWLNYIRCHDDIGLGFDDKDIELAGYEPRDHRRFLIDYFTGQYADSHARGVPFGQNDKTGDARISGSLASLVGLQYAVDIGDEQAIDDAIRIIVLLHSLILSFGGLPLLYYGDEIGTTNDESYRDDPVKMDDSRWVHRPFIDWQKAVQRNVPGTVEYLIFNQLKTLIAVHKELDAFADFNNRDLVEVDNPHLFVFERYHLQKPADRVLVIANFDKRSQRLDLDQLPRWSQSYQGHLVDAITGQSPEKFGNTVVVPRFGCYWLTEV from the coding sequence ATGTACGAACAGCAATCTCATTCTCTTCTGAATGCTATCCTGAATCAGATTGAACCCGAATTTTCCAAACACGATCTGCGTTATTTCTATACGCGGCTGGGTGCCAACTTTTATGCCATTCATTCATTATTTGAAAGGCTATATGGCAAGCGGCCTGACTTTGCTGAACAGGCACAGCGCCTGGTTGAGACACTTGCCAGACAATATATTGATCGGTCAGAAGAATTACGTGCCAAGGATATAGAGCGGGAACAGGATTACAACTGGTTTCTCAGTCAGAAGTGGGTTGGCATGGCGCTGTATTGCAATGGGTTTGCCAAAAATCTGCAAGGCATGCGTGAGCATCTGCATTATTTTCAGGATCTGGGTATCAATCTGGTACATGTCATGCCCATCATGAAATGCCCTGAAGGTAAAAGTGATGGTGGATACGCCGTCAGTAATTTCCGTGAAATTGATCCCCGCGCAGGTGACCTCAACGATCTGCGTGGTTTGGCTGATGATCTTCGTCAACGCGATATGCTACTGGTCATGGATGTGGTGTTAAATCACACCTCTGACCAGCACGAATGGGCACAGAAAGCGCGTGATGGTTATTCGCCTTATCGCGAGTATTTTTATACCTTTGAAAACCGGCATGTTCCGGATATGTTTGAGCAAAGCATGCCTGAAGTATTTCCGGAAACGGCTCCGGGTAATTTTACCTGGAACAAGGAAATGCAACGCTGGGTGATGACGGTATTTAACGATTATCAATGGGACTTGAACTACAGCAATCCCACAGTATTTATTGAAATGCTGGATATTATCCTGTTCTGGGCCAATCAGGGTGCCGATATTGTGCGGCTGGATGCAGTGGCCTTTTTATGGAAAAAGATCGGCAGTACCTGCCAGAATGAACGCGAAGCCCATCTGATTTTGCAGCTAATGAAAGACTGCTGTCAGGTAACCGCGCCAGGCGTGTTGTTTATTGCTGAAGCAATTGTTGCACCAGTAGAAGTGACTAAATATTTTGGTGAAGATGCGGTCATCGCCAAAGAATGTGAAATTGCCTATAACGCTACATTTATGGCGTTGTTATGGGATGCAGTGGCCACCAAAAATGCCCGATTGCTGAATCAGGGAATTAAAAGTCTTCCGGTAAAACTGGAACGCGCTACCTGGTTAAATTACATACGCTGTCATGATGATATCGGTCTGGGGTTTGATGATAAGGATATCGAGCTGGCAGGATATGAGCCACGCGATCACAGACGATTCTTGATCGACTATTTTACTGGTCAATATGCTGATTCACACGCCAGAGGCGTGCCATTCGGCCAAAATGATAAAACCGGCGATGCCCGTATTTCAGGGTCTTTGGCCTCGCTGGTGGGGCTGCAGTATGCCGTTGATATCGGAGATGAGCAGGCTATTGATGATGCGATACGTATCATCGTGTTATTGCATAGCTTGATTCTGTCATTTGGTGGGTTGCCGTTACTTTATTACGGCGATGAAATCGGCACGACAAATGATGAAAGTTATCGCGATGATCCGGTCAAAATGGATGATTCACGTTGGGTACATCGACCGTTCATAGACTGGCAAAAAGCTGTACAGCGAAATGTACCGGGTACGGTTGAATATCTGATTTTCAATCAGTTGAAGACACTCATTGCGGTGCATAAAGAACTGGATGCATTTGCTGATTTTAATAATCGGGATTTGGTCGAGGTAGATAACCCGCATTTGTTTGTTTTTGAGCGTTATCATCTGCAAAAACCTGCCGATAGGGTATTGGTTATTGCTAATTTCGATAAACGATCTCAGCGCCTGGATTTGGATCAGTTACCCAGATGGTCACAATCGTATCAGGGACATCTGGTTGACGCTATTACCGGTCAAAGCCCCGAGAAGTTTGGCAACACGGTGGTGGTCCCACGCTTTGGTTGTTATTGGTTAACCGAAGTCTAA
- a CDS encoding carbohydrate kinase family protein produces the protein MSQQSALAIFGEVLFDCFPDGERKLGGAPFNVAWHLQAFGDSPVFISRVGDDESGQQIRNAMQNWQLSTEGLQTDNKHPTGEVQVTLQGSEPSYDIRADRAYDFIQTAELPGLRNDAIVYHGSLALRNAVSRDAFEFLTRPKSVSIFMDVNLRSPWWSKEDIYKCLELAKWCKLNQLELNELGFNSADLQQDMTRMQTHFQLEQLIVTRGEEGGIVRCNDGTFYEQKRVAAEQLVDTVGAGDAFSAMYIHGLLAGWPVQKILLNAQQFASKVIGLRGAVSEDPAFYSEFT, from the coding sequence ATGAGCCAGCAGTCCGCGCTAGCCATATTTGGTGAGGTATTATTTGATTGCTTTCCCGATGGCGAGCGAAAGCTGGGCGGAGCACCTTTTAATGTTGCCTGGCATTTACAAGCCTTTGGAGATTCTCCGGTATTCATTTCCAGAGTTGGCGATGACGAGTCCGGCCAGCAGATCCGCAATGCGATGCAAAATTGGCAGCTTTCTACCGAGGGACTGCAAACGGATAATAAACATCCCACGGGCGAGGTTCAGGTCACTTTGCAGGGCAGCGAACCTTCATACGATATCAGGGCTGACCGAGCTTATGATTTTATACAAACAGCAGAGCTGCCTGGTTTGCGTAATGATGCCATTGTTTATCACGGTTCTCTGGCGTTAAGAAATGCAGTATCGAGAGATGCTTTTGAGTTTCTGACCCGCCCAAAATCCGTCTCGATTTTTATGGATGTGAATTTACGTTCACCCTGGTGGAGCAAGGAAGATATTTACAAATGTCTGGAACTTGCGAAGTGGTGCAAGCTGAATCAGTTAGAATTGAATGAGCTCGGCTTTAATTCAGCTGATTTGCAGCAGGATATGACCCGGATGCAGACCCATTTTCAGTTGGAACAACTGATCGTGACACGGGGTGAGGAAGGGGGTATCGTGCGCTGCAACGATGGGACTTTTTATGAACAGAAACGGGTTGCTGCAGAGCAGCTGGTTGATACTGTGGGAGCAGGAGATGCTTTCAGCGCGATGTATATTCACGGGTTGTTAGCCGGGTGGCCAGTACAGAAAATTTTATTGAATGCCCAGCAGTTTGCCAGCAAAGTGATAGGATTACGGGGAGCGGTCAGCGAGGATCCTGCTTTTTATTCTGAGTTCACATAA
- a CDS encoding class I SAM-dependent methyltransferase: MSLQRIFSSLLLCLLPLGQPVVAEELLQKTIDSPSRSEANKHRDMFRHPSATLMFFGITSDMHVAEIWPGRGWYTEILAPWLKHGKGKLIAAGFPVDTQSAYRQTLRREYNTWLKASPELYDEVVVTEFGPESDWQFADPQSLGAVLTFRNVHNWVQGDFADQAFNTIFTALKSGGILGVTDHRAKPGTPLTVMKKSGYLTEDYVISLAENAGFVLEEKSEINANPADTADHPNGVWTLPPNLRVDDETDKAKYQAIGESDRMTLRFRKP; this comes from the coding sequence ATGAGTTTGCAGCGTATTTTTTCTTCTTTATTATTGTGTTTACTGCCACTTGGTCAACCTGTTGTGGCAGAGGAGTTATTACAGAAAACCATTGACAGTCCCTCTCGGTCAGAAGCCAACAAACACCGTGATATGTTTCGCCATCCTTCAGCCACCTTGATGTTCTTCGGTATCACCTCTGATATGCATGTCGCTGAAATATGGCCGGGACGTGGCTGGTATACCGAGATCCTTGCCCCATGGTTAAAACATGGTAAGGGAAAATTAATTGCAGCCGGTTTTCCTGTAGACACACAATCTGCTTACAGACAAACGCTTCGTCGGGAATACAACACCTGGCTAAAAGCCTCTCCAGAGCTATATGACGAAGTAGTAGTCACCGAATTTGGACCGGAAAGCGATTGGCAATTTGCTGATCCACAAAGTCTGGGTGCGGTTTTGACCTTTCGTAACGTTCATAACTGGGTGCAGGGTGATTTTGCCGACCAGGCCTTTAATACCATTTTCACAGCATTAAAATCCGGCGGTATTCTGGGTGTAACTGATCATCGGGCCAAACCGGGAACACCGCTCACCGTGATGAAGAAAAGTGGTTATCTCACAGAAGACTATGTGATTTCACTGGCTGAAAATGCAGGCTTTGTCCTGGAAGAAAAGTCTGAAATCAACGCCAATCCGGCAGATACGGCGGATCATCCCAATGGCGTCTGGACATTGCCACCCAACCTGCGTGTAGATGATGAAACAGATAAAGCGAAATATCAGGCCATTGGTGAAAGTGATCGAATGACTTTACGTTTCCGTAAACCCTAA